The following proteins come from a genomic window of Lolium rigidum isolate FL_2022 chromosome 5, APGP_CSIRO_Lrig_0.1, whole genome shotgun sequence:
- the LOC124653559 gene encoding GTPase LSG1-1-like, producing MAGRGRKGGKGEDLGRALIRQQNRAALEAKERGEALNSSRRRAPPLESVIDVSEIDAVLQRAAEEDRLHSALAASAPSDVVIDLDATGETDEQRRRLRKEHEKMHASSLGVPRRPPWHNQMTLEELDASEGQAFLVWRRNLARLEENDKIVLTPFEKNIDIWRQLWRVVERSDLLVMVVDARDPLFYRCPDLEVYAKEIDEHKRTMLLVNKADLLPLNIRKRWADYFKKHDILHVFWSAKAATAKLEGKMSDGHSGEDSVSLDMDTKVYGRDELLMRLQTEAKSIVAQRKTSTVKQGHEASSDSVSSTAKHVVVGFVGYPNVGKSSTINALVGQKKTGVTHTPGKTKHFQTLIISEELMLCDCPGLVFPSFSSSRHEMVSCGVLPIDRMTKHRDAIQVVADRVPRDVLEQTYKITLPKPKAYESQSRPPTAAELLRAYCMSRGHVGHGGLPNETRAARQILKDYIDGKIPHYELPPGDEMEQRETTSAADGSGSYDSGEQDDAAGPDMRHVLSDLESFDLATEGSKATENKQQQEASHKQHRKPQRKKDRSWRVGDDGGDGTAVVRAFQEPTVNTPSVGVSGDV from the exons ATGGCGGGCCGCGGGAGGAAGGGGGGGAAGGgggaggacctgggccgcgcgctGATCCGGCAGCAGAACAGGGCGGCGCTGGAGGCCAAGGAGCGCGGGGAAGCCCTcaactcctcccgccgccgcgcgccgccgctcgaGTCGGTCATCGACGTCAGcgagatcgacgccgtcctccagCGCGCCGCCGAGGAGGACCGCCTCCACTCCGCCCTCGCCGCCTCCGCGCCCTCCGACGTCGTCATCGACCT GGACGCGACCGGGGAGACGGACGAGCAGAGGCGCCGGCTGAGGAAGGAGCACGAGAAGATGCACGCCAGCAGCCTCGGGGTCCCCAGGCG TCCACCGTGGCATAACCAGATGACCTTGGAGGAGCTCGATGCAAGCGAGGGACAGGCGTTCCTTGTGTGGCGGAGGAATCTCGCGAG ATTGGAAGAGAATGACAAGATTGTCCTTACACCCTTTGAGAAGAACATTGACATCTGGAGACAGCTCTGGAGAGTAGTTGAACGCAGTGATTTG CTGGTCATGGTAGTTGATGCCCGAGACCCATTATTCTACCGGTGCCCTGATCTTGAG GTATATGCaaaggaaattgatgaacacaagaGAACTATGCTCCTTGTCAACAAGGCTGATTTGCTACCTTTAAATATCAG AAAGAGATGGGCAGACTATTTCAAGAAGCACGACAttctccatgttttctggtctgcTAAAGCTGCTACTGCCAAATTAGAAGGAAAAATGTCTGATGGACACTCTGGAGAAGATTCTGTTTCGCTTGATATGGATACCAAGGTATATGGCAGGGATGAGCTCTTGATGAGGTTGCAAACTGAAGCAAAATCtattgtagcacaaaggaagacctCAACAGTTAAACAGGGTCATGAAGCCAGTTCTGATTCTGTTTCATCGACGGCTAAACATGTGGTTGTTGGGTTTGTTGGTTATCCAAATGTTGGAAAGAGTTCCACGATAAATGCTTTGGTTGGCCAGAAGAAGACCGGGGTCACTCACACACCTGGTAAGACGAAACATTTCCAGACACTAATCATCTCAGAAGAGCTCATGCTGTGCGATTGCCCTGGTCTGGTCTTCCCTTCATTCTCAAGCTCAAGGCACGAGATGGTTTCATGCGGTGTCCTGCCGATCGACAGGATGACAAAGCACCGGGACGCTATCCAAGTAGTGGCAGATCGTGTCCCAAGAGATGTCCTGGAGCAGACTTACAAGATCACCTTGCCCAAGCCAAAAGCATACGAGTCACAATCTCGGCCACCGACTGCAGCTGAGCTGCTGCGTGCATACTGCATGTCTCGGGGCCATGTTGGCCATGGTGGGCTACCTAACGAGACCAGGGCCGCTAGACAGATACTGAAAGATTACATCGACGGCAAAATCCCGCACTATGAACTCCCTCCTGGTGATGAAATGGAGCAGAGAGAGACTACTTCAGCAGCTGATGGATCAGGCAGTTACGACTCCGGTGAGCAGGATGACGCAGCAGGTCCGGACATGAGGCATGTCTTGAGTGACCTAGAGTCTTTCGACTTGGCCACCGAGGGGTCTAAAGCCACTGAGAACAAGCAGCAGCAAGAGGCATCCCACAAGCAGCACAGGAAACCCCAGCGGAAGAAGGACCGATCCTGGAGGGTTGGAGACGATGGAGGTGATGGAACGGCGGTAGTGAGGGCGTTCCAGGAACCCACGGTCAATACTCCTTCTGTTGGCGTGAGCGGAGATGTTTAG